In Haematobia irritans isolate KBUSLIRL chromosome 1, ASM5000362v1, whole genome shotgun sequence, a genomic segment contains:
- the LOC142222271 gene encoding cuticle protein-like isoform X1 produces MAFKFVFALAFVAVASAGYAPAVYHNAAPAVAAVHTAPLAVAQKVVVKSEEYDPHPQYKFSYGVDDKLTGDSKSQFEERDGDVVRGEYSLIDADGYKRTVQYTADAVNGFNAVVHREPLAHYAAPAVVKTVAPVAHYAAPVAHYAAPAHYAAPAVVKTVAPVAHYSAPVAHYSAPVVKTVAPVAHYASPAVVKTVAPVAHYSAPVAHYAAPTYVKSAPVAYAAPAAHYTSYGTPAVAYHH; encoded by the exons ATGGCTTTCAAG TTTGTTTTCGCACTCGCATTTGTTGCTGTGGCCAGCGCTGGTTATGCTCCAGCCGTTTATCATAATGCTGCACCTGCTGTTGCTGCTGTCCATACAGCCCCTTTGGCCGTGGCCCAAAAGGTCGTTGTCAAATCCGAGGAATATGATCCTCATCCTCAATATAAATTCTCGTATGGTGTTGATGATAAACTGACCGGTGATTCCAAGAGCCAATTTGAAGAACGTGATGgtgatgtggtacgtggtgaataCTCCTTGATCGATGCTGATGGTTACAAGCGTACAGTTCAATATACTGCTGATGCCGTCAATGGTTTCAATGCTGTTGTTCACCGTGAACCCTTGGCCCACTATGCTGCCCCAGCTGTTGTTAAGACAGTTGCTCCCGTAGCCCATTATGCTGCCCCAGTTGCCCATTATGCCGCCCCTGCTCACTATGCTGCCCCAGCTGTTGTTAAGACAGTTGCTCCCGTAGCTCATTACTCTGCTCCAGTTGCCCACTATTCCGCTCCCGTAGTAAAGACTGTTGCTCCTGTGGCACACTATGCCTCTCCTGCTGTTGTTAAGACAGTTGCTCCCGTAGCTCATTACTCTGCTCCAGTTGCCCACTATGCTGCTCCAACTTACGTTAAATCTGCCCCAGTTGCTTATGCTGCTCCTGCCGCCCACTACACTTCATACGGTACCCCAGCTGTAGCCTATCATCATTAG